In Cytobacillus oceanisediminis, the following proteins share a genomic window:
- a CDS encoding GNAT family N-acetyltransferase, giving the protein MIEEIMIDCCEIILREYRMEDVSALYEITLQPEVNEFIPGAQATLEQRINWMENYEIPANKKFRSSMPHLKDAGFLNLGIILKETGEFIGFCNTGIKDELPEPNREIGYAISKHYRNKGYSTLAAKGLMGFLFEKTVLETLNAVALTSNSSSIRVLQKCGFQLSGEMEIDGEQYFHYIIRKRDWTSNYKNSST; this is encoded by the coding sequence ATGATTGAAGAAATAATGATAGATTGCTGTGAGATCATCCTTAGGGAATACAGGATGGAAGATGTATCAGCGCTTTATGAAATTACTTTACAGCCTGAAGTTAATGAGTTTATTCCGGGTGCGCAGGCTACGCTTGAGCAGCGGATTAACTGGATGGAGAATTATGAAATTCCTGCGAATAAAAAGTTCAGGTCCTCGATGCCTCACCTGAAAGATGCAGGATTTTTGAACTTGGGAATCATACTAAAGGAAACTGGAGAGTTTATTGGTTTTTGCAACACAGGAATAAAAGATGAATTGCCGGAGCCGAACAGGGAAATTGGCTATGCCATCTCAAAACACTACCGAAATAAAGGATATTCCACGCTTGCTGCAAAAGGGCTAATGGGATTTCTTTTTGAGAAAACAGTTCTTGAGACACTAAATGCCGTTGCATTAACAAGCAATTCCAGTTCCATTAGGGTTCTGCAAAAGTGCGGATTTCAGCTTTCTGGAGAAATGGAAATCGACGGAGAACAATATTTCCATTACATCATCAGAAAAAGGGATTGGACATCTAATTATAAAAACAGCAGCACATAA
- a CDS encoding GNAT family N-acetyltransferase — protein sequence MNIELKPVTRDNWEEAIKMKVKESQRDFVPSAAVSLAKVYIKPDGDAVEYIPFSIYDNEKMVGFIMHAYEPNTDNMYWINGFFIDQNYQGRGYGQAALAEMISWIKTKFSHCKEIRLTVHKDNHHARKLYKNFGFSPTGEIWGEEEVYYFSV from the coding sequence ATGAACATTGAGTTAAAACCCGTCACAAGAGACAACTGGGAAGAAGCCATTAAGATGAAGGTTAAAGAATCGCAGCGTGATTTCGTTCCTTCAGCGGCTGTTTCACTTGCAAAGGTATATATAAAACCAGATGGGGATGCAGTAGAGTATATCCCATTCTCAATATATGACAATGAAAAAATGGTCGGTTTTATTATGCATGCCTATGAACCGAATACGGATAACATGTATTGGATAAACGGTTTTTTTATTGACCAGAATTATCAGGGCAGGGGTTATGGACAGGCAGCATTAGCCGAGATGATCAGCTGGATAAAAACTAAATTTTCTCACTGCAAGGAAATTCGCTTAACTGTTCATAAAGATAATCATCACGCAAGGAAGCTGTATAAAAACTTTGGTTTTTCCCCCACCGGAGAGATTTGGGGCGAGGAAGAAGTTTACTATTTTTCTGTATAA
- a CDS encoding GyrI-like domain-containing protein — protein MSDLTLRAAETELGELKLIGIRVLCPPDQYPAEIPQAIKLLSGRLTEIKGALKPDRLVGAFKVEEDCPEEDGYWIGIEVEEFISVPDGMFSLEIPPQKYASIRHKGSNDEIRNSYRELHSWIEEKGYKRLKNKWHIEIHHSWKCIEDLDVELLDTIV, from the coding sequence ATGTCTGATTTGACTTTGCGAGCGGCTGAGACAGAACTCGGAGAATTAAAACTGATAGGAATCCGCGTCTTATGCCCGCCGGATCAGTATCCAGCTGAAATTCCACAGGCTATTAAACTATTATCTGGCCGCCTTACAGAAATAAAGGGAGCTTTAAAACCAGATCGGCTAGTTGGTGCCTTCAAAGTGGAGGAAGACTGTCCTGAAGAAGACGGATATTGGATTGGCATTGAGGTGGAGGAATTTATCAGTGTTCCTGATGGTATGTTCTCATTAGAAATACCTCCGCAAAAATATGCCTCTATCCGGCACAAAGGATCTAATGATGAGATTAGAAATTCTTATAGGGAATTGCACAGCTGGATTGAAGAAAAGGGATACAAGCGGCTGAAAAATAAGTGGCACATAGAAATCCATCATAGCTGGAAGTGTATTGAGGATTTAGATGTAGAGCTGCTGGATACGATTGTATAA
- a CDS encoding pyridoxal-phosphate-dependent aminotransferase family protein, with protein sequence MPNEEMLLIPGPTPVVDSIYDAMVQETRGHTDPRFAAIYKNAIEKTREMLKTDGEVFVISGSGTIAMEMALVNTVAAGERLLIISQGFFGDRFQHLAKAFGIKADIIQSEWGKQVDPAAVEEKLASHSYKAVTITHADTSTGVAADLDTLVPIIKKHGALVILDGVCATAAMEEDMSKSYGEGKIDVVLTGSQKAIGVPPGLAVVAFNGTALAAREQMERVPAYYCDIYNWIPIMHDPQKYFATPPVNLIYAYDEGMKLVLAEGMDNRYKRHEAYGKAVRAALAEYGMKAIADENAAAATLSCILYPEGMDDAEFRASLAKKGVIVAGALAHLAGKAFRIGHMGNTTEDMLEKAIVLIGETMNEVGFEADIQKAVDRFRELALPVA encoded by the coding sequence ATGCCAAACGAGGAAATGCTTTTGATTCCTGGGCCTACGCCTGTTGTGGATTCGATTTATGATGCGATGGTACAGGAGACAAGGGGGCATACGGATCCCAGGTTTGCTGCTATTTATAAAAATGCGATTGAGAAGACCAGGGAGATGCTGAAGACGGATGGGGAAGTGTTTGTAATCTCTGGCTCAGGGACGATTGCCATGGAAATGGCTCTGGTCAACACGGTTGCTGCTGGAGAAAGGCTTTTGATTATAAGTCAGGGCTTCTTCGGCGATCGTTTTCAGCACTTAGCCAAGGCGTTCGGAATTAAGGCAGATATCATTCAGTCCGAATGGGGAAAGCAGGTGGATCCCGCAGCTGTTGAGGAAAAACTTGCGTCCCATTCCTATAAAGCTGTGACGATTACCCATGCTGATACTTCTACTGGTGTTGCGGCTGACTTGGATACATTAGTTCCTATCATTAAAAAGCACGGGGCTCTTGTCATTTTGGATGGGGTCTGTGCGACAGCGGCAATGGAGGAGGATATGAGCAAGTCATATGGCGAAGGGAAAATTGATGTCGTTTTGACAGGTTCACAGAAGGCGATTGGTGTCCCGCCAGGACTTGCTGTTGTCGCATTCAATGGGACAGCACTGGCTGCCAGGGAACAAATGGAACGGGTCCCTGCCTACTATTGCGATATCTATAATTGGATTCCAATTATGCATGACCCCCAAAAGTACTTTGCAACGCCGCCTGTTAATTTGATTTATGCCTATGATGAGGGCATGAAACTGGTCTTGGCTGAAGGAATGGACAATCGCTACAAGCGCCATGAAGCATATGGTAAAGCTGTCAGGGCTGCACTTGCTGAATATGGAATGAAGGCAATTGCCGATGAAAATGCTGCAGCAGCAACTCTCAGCTGTATCCTTTACCCTGAAGGAATGGATGATGCTGAATTCCGTGCATCTCTTGCGAAAAAAGGTGTCATTGTTGCCGGAGCCCTGGCTCATCTGGCAGGAAAAGCGTTCCGAATAGGCCATATGGGGAATACGACTGAAGACATGCTTGAAAAAGCCATTGTGCTGATCGGTGAAACAATGAACGAAGTGGGCTTTGAAGCAGATATCCAAAAAGCAGTTGATAGGTTTAGAGAACTTGCATTGCCTGTTGCTTAA
- a CDS encoding class I SAM-dependent methyltransferase, with protein MINETLDLNKKSWDEAAKRFYGRNPLPEYGPLAPTEDDLQLFGDVRCLKMLEIGCGSGHSLEYLDKRGAGELWGLDLSSKQIESAKELLVNSSSQVKLFESPMEQNPGIPADYFDVVFSIYAIGWTTNLDKTLKNVHSYLKSRGMFIFSWEHPMYNRIKAENGALIMDKSYHEEGSYQHIAWNQPAIMQQYKLSTYINLLIENGFAIEKVIEDVRLTEEDIQRHANRWYSYEKTRAIPASFIIKCRKL; from the coding sequence ATGATTAATGAAACCCTGGATTTAAATAAGAAAAGCTGGGACGAAGCGGCTAAAAGATTTTATGGGCGTAATCCGCTTCCTGAATATGGACCGCTGGCGCCAACTGAAGATGATCTTCAATTGTTCGGAGATGTGCGCTGCTTAAAGATGCTGGAAATTGGGTGCGGAAGCGGCCATTCCTTAGAATACCTGGATAAGCGCGGAGCAGGTGAATTATGGGGATTGGATTTATCCTCTAAGCAAATCGAATCCGCAAAGGAACTTCTAGTAAATTCTTCTTCACAAGTAAAGCTGTTTGAATCCCCGATGGAACAAAATCCTGGAATCCCTGCTGATTATTTCGATGTCGTTTTTTCCATCTATGCGATTGGCTGGACCACGAATTTAGACAAGACGCTAAAAAACGTTCATTCCTACCTTAAATCACGCGGGATGTTTATTTTCAGCTGGGAACATCCGATGTATAACCGGATTAAAGCTGAAAATGGAGCATTAATTATGGATAAATCCTATCATGAGGAAGGCTCCTATCAGCACATAGCCTGGAATCAGCCTGCCATTATGCAGCAATATAAATTAAGTACATATATCAATCTATTAATAGAAAACGGGTTTGCAATTGAAAAGGTAATTGAAGACGTCAGACTTACTGAGGAAGATATTCAGCGGCATGCCAACCGATGGTATTCCTATGAAAAAACGAGAGCTATACCAGCTTCTTTTATTATTAAATGCAGAAAGCTATAG
- the cysI gene encoding assimilatory sulfite reductase (NADPH) hemoprotein subunit, producing MVNPNLKAPDGPPSDVEGIKDRSNYLRGTLAEVMQDRISAGIPDDDNRLMKHHGSYLQDDRDLRNERQRQKLEPAYQFMLRLRLPGGVATPEQWLVMDDLAEKYGNGTLKLTTRQTFQMHGILKWNMKKTIQAIHSTMLDTIAACGDVNRNVMCISNPDQSEIHSEVYELAKMLSNDLLPRTRAYHEIWLDEEKVAGSPEVDEEVEPMYGPLYLPRKFKIGIAVPPSNDIDVFSQDLGFIAIVENGKLAGFNVAIGGGMGFSHGDKATYPQLSKVIGFVTPDKIYEVAEKVITIQRDYGNRSVRKNARFKYTVDRLGLETVIVELENRLGWKLDEARGFKFDSNGDRYGWVKGVRGKWHFTMFIEGGRVADFDGYKLKTALREIAKVHKGDFRLTANQNLIIGSVSTKDKAKIEALINEYGLTDGSRYSALRRGSMACVALPTCGLAMAEAERYLPGLVDKIDEIADKAGLRNEEITIRMTGCPNGCARHALGEIGFIGKAVGKYNMYLGAAFDGSRLSKMYRENIGEEEILNELRIILPRYARERQDGEHFGDFVVRAGIIEATTDGTNFHD from the coding sequence ATGGTAAACCCAAACTTAAAAGCACCGGATGGCCCTCCGAGTGATGTTGAGGGAATTAAGGATCGAAGCAACTATTTGCGCGGAACGCTGGCGGAAGTTATGCAGGACAGGATCAGCGCCGGAATTCCCGATGATGATAATAGATTAATGAAGCACCACGGGAGCTATCTGCAGGATGACCGGGATCTGCGGAATGAACGCCAGAGGCAGAAGCTTGAACCTGCCTACCAGTTTATGCTCCGGCTGCGCCTTCCTGGTGGAGTCGCAACACCAGAGCAATGGCTTGTCATGGATGATTTAGCTGAGAAATATGGCAACGGCACCTTAAAACTGACTACACGACAGACCTTCCAGATGCATGGAATCCTAAAATGGAATATGAAAAAGACAATCCAGGCAATCCATTCGACGATGCTTGATACGATAGCGGCATGCGGCGATGTGAACCGTAATGTAATGTGCATCTCCAATCCCGATCAATCGGAGATTCATTCGGAAGTGTATGAGCTGGCAAAGATGCTAAGTAACGATCTTCTGCCTCGCACACGTGCCTATCATGAAATTTGGCTGGATGAAGAAAAAGTAGCCGGCTCTCCTGAAGTGGATGAAGAGGTTGAGCCTATGTATGGCCCGCTTTATTTGCCCCGTAAATTTAAAATCGGGATTGCTGTGCCGCCTTCCAATGATATTGATGTCTTTTCACAGGATCTCGGCTTCATTGCTATTGTGGAAAACGGCAAGCTGGCAGGCTTTAACGTGGCAATCGGCGGCGGAATGGGCTTCTCCCATGGAGATAAGGCTACCTATCCGCAGCTTTCAAAAGTAATCGGCTTTGTGACACCTGATAAGATTTACGAAGTGGCCGAGAAGGTAATTACGATTCAGCGCGATTACGGCAACCGCTCAGTCCGGAAAAATGCCCGTTTTAAATATACGGTTGACCGCCTTGGTCTGGAAACAGTTATTGTAGAGCTGGAAAACCGGCTGGGCTGGAAACTGGATGAAGCTCGCGGATTCAAGTTTGATTCCAACGGAGACCGCTACGGATGGGTAAAGGGTGTCCGCGGTAAATGGCATTTTACGATGTTCATAGAAGGCGGGCGTGTGGCAGACTTCGACGGATATAAACTGAAAACAGCATTGCGGGAGATCGCCAAAGTTCATAAAGGTGATTTCAGGCTGACTGCCAATCAGAACCTGATTATCGGAAGTGTGTCAACAAAAGATAAGGCAAAGATCGAGGCGCTGATTAATGAATATGGCTTAACAGACGGAAGCCGCTATAGTGCTTTGCGCCGCGGATCCATGGCCTGTGTGGCCCTGCCGACATGCGGTCTGGCAATGGCAGAAGCAGAGCGCTATCTTCCTGGATTGGTCGATAAAATTGATGAAATCGCCGATAAAGCAGGCTTGCGGAACGAAGAAATCACTATCCGCATGACCGGCTGCCCGAACGGATGCGCGCGTCACGCGCTCGGCGAAATCGGCTTTATCGGTAAGGCGGTCGGCAAGTACAATATGTATCTCGGGGCAGCATTTGACGGCAGCCGCCTCAGCAAAATGTACCGCGAAAACATTGGCGAAGAAGAAATCCTGAACGAGCTGCGCATCATCCTGCCGCGCTACGCCCGTGAACGTCAGGATGGCGAACATTTTGGCGACTTCGTGGTCCGGGCGGGGATTATTGAAGCGACAACGGACGGGACTAATTTTCATGATTGA
- a CDS encoding nuclease-related domain-containing protein, translating to MIVKQREIPLVILKLEALLRRLAPHHPKIPLIKEEISKRKAGFKGETSLDFPLGFLNDKRYYILHDLRLPDANRYFQMDTLILSLKFALILEVKNISGILHFDTIYNQLFRNKDGEESVFPCPIVQVNRQENQLKKWFAENGLGQLPIFLKVVITNPHTGIKSIPPNVNLSQKVIHKEVLPSKIIQIETNISENQISEKQLKKSIRLLKKASVRSGSSILDRFQINKEDVATGVFCPNCNLLPMIRVKRTWHCKECRRNCKEAHINAIKDYSLIFGTRITNRELRSFLQIESITVATRILNSLELPHTGGYKNRKYEFIN from the coding sequence ATGATTGTAAAACAGCGTGAAATTCCCCTTGTGATTCTCAAATTAGAAGCTCTTCTTCGCAGATTGGCACCTCACCATCCAAAAATACCCCTAATAAAAGAAGAAATCAGTAAACGGAAAGCTGGATTCAAAGGTGAGACTTCTCTTGATTTTCCTTTGGGATTTTTAAACGATAAGCGTTACTATATTCTGCACGATCTTCGTTTGCCTGATGCGAACCGGTATTTTCAAATGGATACATTAATATTGTCCCTAAAGTTCGCTTTAATTTTAGAAGTGAAAAATATATCTGGCATTCTCCATTTTGATACAATTTATAATCAGCTATTTCGCAATAAGGATGGGGAAGAAAGTGTTTTTCCGTGTCCCATTGTTCAAGTGAATCGTCAGGAAAACCAACTAAAAAAATGGTTTGCTGAAAATGGTCTTGGACAGTTACCTATTTTTTTAAAAGTTGTAATCACTAATCCTCATACTGGAATTAAATCAATTCCCCCAAATGTAAACCTCAGTCAAAAAGTCATCCATAAAGAAGTACTGCCATCAAAAATAATACAAATTGAAACAAATATCTCCGAAAATCAAATCTCTGAAAAACAACTTAAGAAATCAATCCGACTCTTAAAGAAGGCAAGTGTTAGATCAGGATCATCTATTTTAGACAGATTTCAAATCAATAAGGAAGATGTCGCAACTGGTGTATTTTGTCCTAACTGCAACCTTTTGCCTATGATAAGGGTAAAGCGGACTTGGCATTGTAAAGAATGCAGGAGAAATTGTAAAGAGGCCCACATTAATGCCATTAAAGATTATAGTTTGATATTTGGAACCAGGATAACAAACAGGGAACTTAGAAGTTTTCTTCAAATAGAATCTATTACTGTTGCTACACGAATACTCAACTCTTTGGAACTTCCCCACACCGGGGGATATAAGAACAGAAAATATGAATTTATCAATTGA